In Methylotenera sp. L2L1, the following proteins share a genomic window:
- a CDS encoding uridylate kinase, producing MWVVKLGGSLLGSPELPRWLDMLVKISDGKVIIVPGGSVFADAVREAQQRTGVDDTVAHHLALLAMDQFGLLLTGINSRLVTASSELELAERGWQHRAIVWLPSKMVLADDVISKNWQVTSDSLSAWLAKKIGAERLLLVKSKPLSAYANSTSVLLQTLVNDTLVDEAFGDYCLAQHFQTYVVHKANYDAVEPILSKRRMDDQSVATENVLLIHH from the coding sequence ATGTGGGTGGTTAAATTAGGGGGTAGTTTGTTAGGCTCGCCTGAGCTACCGCGTTGGTTAGACATGCTGGTTAAAATCAGCGATGGTAAAGTGATTATTGTGCCTGGCGGTAGTGTGTTTGCTGATGCGGTGCGTGAAGCACAGCAACGTACGGGTGTTGACGATACCGTTGCACATCACCTAGCTTTGCTTGCCATGGATCAGTTTGGATTACTGCTGACCGGAATCAATAGCCGATTAGTTACTGCTAGCAGCGAGTTAGAGCTTGCCGAACGCGGTTGGCAGCATAGGGCGATTGTATGGCTGCCGAGTAAAATGGTGCTAGCCGATGACGTCATTTCTAAAAACTGGCAAGTGACTTCTGATAGCTTAAGTGCATGGTTAGCAAAAAAAATTGGTGCAGAGCGCTTGTTGCTGGTGAAGTCTAAGCCGTTGAGTGCCTATGCAAATTCAACATCGGTATTATTACAAACCTTAGTAAATGATACTTTAGTGGATGAAGCATTTGGGGATTATTGCCTAGCACAACACTTCCAGACTTATGTAGTGCATAAAGCAAATTATGATGCTGTTGAGCCAATCTTGAGCAAGCGTCGTATGGATGACCAGAGCGTTGCTACAGAAAATGTATTACTTATTCATCATTAA
- a CDS encoding 4a-hydroxytetrahydrobiopterin dehydratase, whose product MMSSLPVFSEQEIEAKLSAELPHWYLENGWIRRKYKTSGWKATLMVVNTVGHLAEAAWHHPDLTVSYAFVIVKLCTHDAKGITEKDFELAKKIEAVIAWQPAKEGGALTGTPNEDARFKYIKYEDT is encoded by the coding sequence ATGATGTCTTCTCTCCCAGTATTTTCTGAACAAGAAATTGAGGCCAAGTTATCCGCAGAGCTACCACATTGGTACTTAGAAAATGGCTGGATACGGCGTAAATATAAAACCAGTGGCTGGAAGGCTACATTAATGGTTGTGAATACTGTTGGACATTTGGCAGAGGCTGCATGGCATCACCCAGATTTAACGGTTTCTTATGCGTTTGTGATTGTGAAGTTATGCACGCATGATGCGAAAGGTATTACCGAAAAAGACTTTGAGTTGGCTAAGAAAATTGAGGCTGTCATTGCGTGGCAACCAGCCAAAGAGGGCGGGGCTTTGACCGGTACACCAAACGAGGATGCTAGGTTTAAATATATTAAATATGAAGATACGTAG
- a CDS encoding efflux RND transporter permease subunit: MMQALVRFSIRFSGVIIGLATLIIVYGMFSLTRSNLDVFPEFAPTQIVIQTESPGLSAELVENLVTQPIETSVAGTVGIESMRSQSIPGLSIVTIIFDEETDIYRNRQVIAERISTLTNKLPQGITPNITPLTSSASTVLGFGLTSKTRTLTEVRTMVDWTIVPHLLAIPGVADVNVFGGKVRQLQVQVDPEKMIRYGISLLQVEEAVRKATGVRGSGYIENKNQRIIINTEGQSTTPQKLALVTLLHKNGQTIRLGDIGKVVDGAAPSISAAAINEETGVYLSVQGQLGANTHGVTRDIERALKELEPNLIAEQITLHNGLFRPANFIEVAVDGVRTDILIGSVLVITILFLFLFNVRTAFISATAIPLSLLTAIVVMSYFNIGLNIMVLGGLAIALGEVVDDAIIDTENIFRRLRENRLLDQPLATYQVVFNASMEVRNSVVYATFIVALVFLPLLTLGGVAGKLFAPLGVAYIAAIMASLFVALTLTPALCYMMLGSATLDDKDPPLIHAIKKVYVKALVKIDRHYKVIIVSSFVLIAIGLGTLPLFKSQFIPALHEGHYIMHMTAVPGTSEQESLRIGKKVSAIIRKIDGVKSVTQWVGRAPNGADTFGTHYSEFEIEIGAISGQEQRRILTEIREELSGEEADRDGDGIAETGFVGVNFAINTFLTERIEETISGYAASTVVNVYGQNLDTLDSDANNIAKILNDIEGAQDVAVQSPPGTPQLVVRLRPEKMAQLGLYPTDVLDNIRAAYEGVPITQVYEGNRVIGVSVVLDLEARDDVQEAGNLPLFNAEGKLFRLRDVADIVQENGRSKILHAGAKRIQTVTANVVGRDIDTFTKELKTRLNSELTLSQGTYLEFTGAAEANSKSREKLILQSALAGVSVFLMLYIAFGRLRNLLLTFVNLPFALIGGVLAVMFTGGWISLGSLVGFVTLFGITLRNSIMMVSHFQHLVDKENCVWGLETCIRGASERLPSILMTALVTALGLLPLAVGSGQPGREIEGPMATIIVGGLVTSTILNLLILPTIMLHFGKFERSKQV, translated from the coding sequence ATGATGCAAGCCTTAGTTCGCTTTTCAATCCGCTTTAGTGGGGTGATTATTGGTTTAGCCACGCTCATTATCGTCTATGGTATGTTTAGCCTTACGCGTAGCAATCTTGATGTATTTCCTGAGTTTGCACCAACACAAATTGTGATTCAAACAGAATCCCCAGGTTTGTCTGCCGAGCTAGTTGAGAATTTAGTCACGCAACCGATTGAAACCAGCGTGGCTGGCACTGTTGGCATTGAGAGCATGCGCTCGCAGTCCATCCCTGGCTTGTCGATTGTAACGATTATTTTTGATGAAGAAACTGATATCTACCGTAATCGCCAAGTGATTGCAGAGCGTATTTCAACCTTAACCAATAAACTACCGCAAGGCATCACGCCTAACATCACGCCGCTCACCTCATCAGCCAGTACAGTGCTTGGGTTTGGCCTCACATCAAAAACCCGCACCCTAACTGAAGTCCGCACCATGGTAGATTGGACAATTGTGCCACATTTACTAGCAATTCCGGGCGTAGCCGATGTGAATGTATTTGGTGGCAAGGTGAGGCAGCTACAGGTGCAGGTTGACCCAGAAAAAATGATTCGCTACGGCATCTCATTATTGCAAGTAGAAGAAGCTGTCAGGAAAGCGACTGGCGTTCGTGGCAGTGGCTATATCGAAAATAAGAACCAACGTATTATCATCAACACTGAAGGGCAATCGACGACTCCTCAAAAACTCGCACTGGTAACGTTGCTACATAAAAATGGACAAACCATTAGGCTTGGCGACATTGGCAAAGTTGTTGATGGTGCAGCACCATCTATTAGCGCCGCAGCGATTAATGAAGAAACTGGTGTATATCTCTCGGTACAAGGCCAACTTGGCGCCAATACGCACGGTGTTACACGTGATATTGAACGCGCGCTAAAGGAACTCGAGCCTAATTTAATCGCGGAACAAATCACGCTACACAACGGCTTGTTCAGACCGGCTAACTTTATTGAAGTGGCCGTAGATGGTGTGCGTACTGATATTTTAATTGGCTCGGTATTAGTCATTACCATACTCTTTTTATTTTTATTTAACGTACGCACTGCTTTTATCTCAGCCACAGCAATTCCATTGTCGCTGTTAACCGCCATTGTTGTGATGAGCTACTTTAATATCGGTTTAAATATTATGGTCTTGGGTGGCTTAGCCATTGCACTTGGTGAAGTGGTGGATGACGCAATTATCGACACTGAAAACATTTTTAGACGCTTACGTGAAAATCGCCTACTTGATCAACCCTTAGCGACCTATCAAGTGGTATTTAATGCATCAATGGAAGTGCGTAACTCTGTCGTGTATGCAACGTTCATTGTGGCATTGGTGTTCTTACCATTACTCACATTAGGCGGAGTAGCCGGAAAACTGTTCGCGCCTTTGGGCGTGGCTTACATTGCCGCAATCATGGCATCCCTTTTTGTAGCCCTCACACTCACGCCAGCTTTATGTTACATGATGCTAGGTAGTGCTACGCTAGATGATAAAGATCCACCGTTGATTCATGCTATCAAGAAAGTATATGTAAAAGCACTGGTAAAAATTGATAGGCACTACAAAGTAATTATCGTCAGTAGCTTCGTTTTAATCGCAATTGGTCTAGGCACCCTGCCCTTGTTTAAGAGTCAGTTCATACCCGCATTACATGAAGGGCATTACATCATGCATATGACCGCCGTGCCTGGTACATCCGAACAGGAGTCATTGCGTATCGGTAAAAAAGTATCTGCCATCATTCGTAAGATTGATGGCGTAAAGTCAGTGACCCAATGGGTGGGACGCGCACCGAATGGTGCAGATACTTTTGGCACCCACTATAGCGAATTTGAAATTGAAATTGGCGCTATTTCAGGGCAGGAGCAGAGACGTATCCTGACTGAAATTAGAGAGGAACTTTCTGGTGAAGAGGCCGACCGTGATGGAGATGGTATTGCAGAAACAGGATTTGTCGGTGTCAATTTTGCCATTAATACTTTTTTAACCGAACGTATTGAGGAAACAATTTCTGGCTATGCTGCCTCTACAGTGGTGAATGTTTACGGACAAAATCTGGACACACTAGATAGCGATGCTAACAACATTGCAAAGATTCTAAATGATATTGAAGGTGCCCAAGATGTTGCAGTGCAATCGCCGCCAGGTACGCCGCAGCTGGTTGTGCGCTTGCGCCCAGAAAAAATGGCACAACTTGGCTTATATCCTACCGATGTTTTAGACAATATTCGTGCAGCTTATGAAGGTGTACCTATTACACAAGTGTATGAGGGTAATCGGGTGATTGGTGTTAGCGTTGTGTTAGATTTAGAAGCAAGAGATGACGTGCAAGAAGCGGGTAATCTCCCGCTATTTAATGCCGAAGGGAAGTTATTTAGATTACGGGATGTTGCAGATATTGTGCAGGAAAACGGCCGCTCAAAAATACTTCACGCTGGCGCTAAACGTATTCAAACGGTCACTGCAAATGTAGTCGGACGCGATATTGACACATTTACCAAAGAACTTAAAACCCGGCTGAATTCAGAGCTAACGTTATCACAGGGGACTTACTTAGAGTTCACTGGCGCGGCAGAAGCTAATTCAAAATCTAGAGAAAAACTGATTTTACAATCCGCATTAGCTGGGGTTAGTGTATTTTTAATGCTGTATATCGCGTTTGGGCGCTTACGAAACTTACTCCTCACCTTTGTCAATTTACCTTTCGCACTGATTGGCGGTGTGCTAGCTGTCATGTTCACAGGCGGATGGATCTCACTGGGTTCACTGGTCGGCTTTGTTACGTTATTTGGCATTACTTTACGCAACTCGATTATGATGGTGTCACACTTCCAGCATTTAGTTGATAAAGAAAATTGTGTGTGGGGCTTAGAAACCTGCATCCGCGGTGCTTCAGAACGCTTACCCTCTATTCTCATGACCGCATTAGTGACCGCTCTTGGCCTTTTACCATTAGCCGTTGGCAGTGGCCAGCCAGGACGAGAAATCGAAGGGCCAATGGCGACCATTATTGTCGGTGGATTGGTCACATCCACGATACTCAACTTACTTATACTACCAACAATAATGCTGCATTTTGGAAAGTTTGAACGCAGTAAGCAGGTCTAA
- a CDS encoding efflux RND transporter periplasmic adaptor subunit, whose translation MNRKLAIIIGLQAFLIVMLFWLLVFYGKDEFEAMSEQSEEEIETINRVADKDGATIISISPAAQKQSDILTSPLKASSHQASISTYGNVVSIDSLIELRNRYLAVKSEIDVLRATFNHNKSELERFKTLNQDNKNVSDKVVAAAAANTRSDETKIAAAESNAKNIADSIRQQWGDTLAQHAINPKTSDLLQALISNKKVLIQTTLPFDAAEPKSNSSIMIAPTAAPSHTMRADYISPAPITNTTIQGKTYFYHAVTSELRAGMQINATTATSSKKSNGVIVPNNAIIWYAGKPWVYQKTGADQFSRKPIHTDIEVEDGWFYQGHLKANDEVVISGAQLLLSEEFKSQIMNENDD comes from the coding sequence ATGAATCGAAAACTTGCCATTATTATTGGCTTGCAAGCTTTTTTAATCGTCATGTTGTTTTGGCTATTGGTCTTTTATGGCAAAGATGAATTTGAAGCTATGTCAGAACAATCTGAAGAAGAAATTGAAACAATTAACCGTGTCGCGGATAAAGATGGTGCGACCATCATCAGCATTAGCCCTGCCGCACAAAAACAAAGTGATATTTTGACGTCACCGCTCAAGGCTAGTTCTCATCAAGCAAGCATCAGCACTTATGGTAACGTTGTGAGTATTGATAGCCTGATTGAATTGCGTAATCGTTATCTAGCAGTAAAATCAGAAATTGATGTTTTAAGGGCTACGTTCAACCACAACAAAAGTGAACTAGAGCGCTTTAAAACGTTGAATCAAGACAATAAGAATGTATCGGACAAAGTGGTTGCAGCAGCGGCAGCTAACACCAGGTCTGACGAAACAAAAATCGCAGCAGCAGAATCTAATGCCAAAAATATTGCCGACAGCATACGCCAACAGTGGGGAGATACACTAGCGCAACACGCAATCAACCCCAAAACCAGTGACTTATTGCAGGCGTTGATTTCAAACAAAAAAGTATTGATTCAAACAACGCTACCTTTTGATGCTGCTGAACCAAAATCAAATAGCAGTATTATGATTGCGCCTACAGCTGCACCATCGCACACAATGCGTGCAGACTATATTTCACCTGCACCCATCACCAACACGACCATTCAAGGGAAAACTTATTTTTACCACGCAGTAACTAGTGAGTTACGCGCGGGCATGCAAATTAATGCGACGACAGCCACATCTAGTAAAAAAAGTAACGGTGTGATTGTGCCTAACAATGCCATCATTTGGTACGCTGGCAAGCCTTGGGTTTATCAAAAAACTGGTGCTGATCAGTTTAGCCGCAAACCAATCCATACCGACATAGAAGTAGAGGATGGCTGGTTCTATCAAGGCCATCTAAAAGCCAATGACGAGGTTGTCATCAGCGGCGCTCAGTTACTGCTATCAGAAGAGTTCAAATCACAAATCATGAACGAAAACGATGATTAA
- a CDS encoding TolC family protein, which produces MSFIYSKVRFQSLHTSLWLVCLPLALSSCGFLEYIAKPIDQQAVIQKFENKTPDSERFKQYLAYNNYQLNTFPITHWGLDELTYCSLFFHPSLDVARAQWRAAEASQSSAGARPLPNISGSYGKGDNANEDISPYTYNLSIDIPIETANKRNIRIENAQHLSESAKLEIAQTAWNLRTQVAATYYELQLNQAQLRALSKELTYRQEIVDLYQKRQDLGLASKIELSYSKLLLQATNAALNAQQQNKGVLTAKLANNLGLPLSQVQQMAFAESPTPDAVIAAAQQSLATDVQSKALLNRLDLRVALERYAQAESRLKLEIAKQYPNITISPSYTYEFGSKVWSLGLSSLMTFINKNKFAIAEAKQLREVEAAQFESLQSSVINEAHTARAKLMQTQQSLTDNQRLYALQQDNTKRMQSLFTSGEIDRLELTIAKLEELMSEKNLVLANFQMHTSINNLENTLQQPLKNQSIRPTAFNAVSTD; this is translated from the coding sequence ATGTCATTCATCTATAGCAAAGTTAGATTTCAATCTCTACATACAAGCCTATGGCTTGTATGCTTACCATTAGCATTATCTTCGTGTGGCTTTCTTGAATACATCGCCAAACCGATTGACCAGCAAGCTGTTATTCAAAAATTTGAGAATAAAACCCCTGACAGTGAACGATTCAAGCAATATTTAGCTTATAACAATTACCAACTTAACACTTTTCCTATTACGCATTGGGGTTTAGATGAACTCACTTATTGTTCACTTTTCTTCCACCCCAGTTTAGATGTTGCACGTGCGCAATGGCGCGCTGCTGAAGCTTCACAATCGAGTGCAGGTGCTAGACCATTGCCCAATATTAGCGGCAGTTATGGCAAAGGTGACAACGCGAATGAAGATATCAGCCCATATACTTATAACTTAAGTATCGACATTCCGATTGAAACAGCTAATAAACGCAATATTCGCATAGAAAATGCACAGCACTTATCTGAATCAGCCAAACTGGAAATCGCGCAAACTGCGTGGAACTTACGCACGCAAGTTGCCGCTACCTATTATGAGCTGCAACTTAACCAAGCCCAGCTCCGTGCGTTGTCAAAAGAATTAACCTATCGGCAAGAAATTGTTGACCTATATCAGAAACGGCAAGACTTAGGCCTTGCCTCTAAAATTGAATTAAGCTATTCAAAACTTTTACTCCAAGCAACCAACGCAGCGCTAAATGCGCAACAACAAAATAAAGGTGTTCTGACTGCAAAGCTAGCAAACAACTTAGGGTTACCTTTAAGTCAGGTGCAGCAAATGGCTTTTGCGGAAAGTCCCACTCCTGATGCCGTCATAGCTGCAGCGCAGCAAAGTTTAGCAACAGATGTTCAATCAAAAGCCTTATTGAATCGTTTAGATCTGCGAGTTGCACTGGAGCGTTACGCACAGGCTGAAAGCAGGCTAAAGCTAGAAATTGCAAAACAATATCCTAACATTACGATTAGCCCATCTTATACCTATGAATTTGGTAGTAAAGTGTGGTCATTAGGCTTATCTAGCCTGATGACTTTCATTAATAAGAACAAATTTGCAATTGCTGAGGCTAAGCAATTACGTGAAGTAGAGGCTGCCCAGTTCGAGTCTTTACAAAGCAGCGTCATTAACGAGGCACATACCGCACGCGCTAAATTGATGCAAACACAGCAGTCACTGACAGACAATCAAAGACTGTATGCACTCCAACAAGATAATACCAAACGCATGCAAAGCCTTTTTACTTCTGGTGAAATCGATAGATTAGAGTTAACCATAGCGAAGCTGGAAGAGCTGATGTCAGAAAAAAATCTAGTTCTGGCTAATTTCCAAATGCATACATCGATTAATAATCTCGAAAACACTTTACAACAACCACTCAAGAATCAGAGCATTAGACCAACCGCTTTTAATGCAGTAAGCACCGATTGA